From Jeotgalibaca dankookensis, one genomic window encodes:
- the yfmH gene encoding EF-P 5-aminopentanol modification-associated protein YfmH, which translates to MHKVEYPLLDEVVYYEKLQNGLQVILIPKPGFAKTYGIMTTNFGSIDNHFIPLQSDRELRVPDGVAHFLEHKLFEGEKHDAFEDFSKLGSSANAFTSFTQTSYLFSATSRVLENIETLLNFVQDPHFTEEGTEKEKGIITQEIQMYEDNPDWRLFYGLLENMYPKHAISIDIAGTAESIQEITPEILQMCYDTFYHPSNMNLVIIGNFNPEEVIEAVRINQHKKEFAREEPIVRFTATENIEDIIPHKEIQMDVKRPKVMMGLKGLIEPNAGDEADNYYLIGTLLMELLFGKGSDNFNRMYDEGIVDDSFGYNFNIDRTFNFLSLEVDTNQPDQVISEWKKVLVNWQEDADFNEENFQLLKRAFIGEQLQAFNSLEYISNQYGYLYFSGIEMFKRIERLEAISLNDVKDFAAQYIREDAISTFIIKPKRVNDL; encoded by the coding sequence ATGCATAAAGTTGAATATCCTTTATTAGATGAAGTAGTTTATTATGAAAAACTTCAAAATGGCCTTCAGGTTATATTGATTCCCAAACCTGGTTTTGCTAAAACCTACGGAATTATGACTACAAATTTTGGTTCAATTGATAACCATTTTATTCCTTTACAGTCTGATCGTGAATTACGAGTACCGGATGGTGTTGCCCACTTTTTAGAACATAAACTTTTTGAAGGAGAAAAGCATGATGCGTTTGAAGATTTTTCTAAATTAGGCTCTTCTGCTAATGCGTTTACTTCCTTTACCCAAACAAGCTACTTGTTCTCTGCAACAAGTCGTGTACTGGAAAATATTGAGACCTTATTAAACTTTGTTCAAGATCCTCATTTTACAGAGGAAGGAACAGAGAAAGAAAAAGGTATCATTACACAAGAGATTCAGATGTATGAAGACAATCCCGATTGGCGATTATTTTATGGGTTGTTAGAAAATATGTATCCCAAGCATGCTATTTCAATTGACATTGCCGGTACAGCTGAGAGTATCCAAGAGATTACGCCAGAGATTCTTCAAATGTGTTACGATACGTTCTATCATCCATCAAATATGAATTTAGTTATTATAGGTAACTTTAATCCTGAAGAAGTGATAGAAGCAGTTCGGATCAATCAGCATAAAAAAGAATTTGCTAGAGAAGAGCCAATCGTGCGTTTTACTGCAACGGAAAACATTGAAGATATTATTCCGCATAAAGAGATTCAAATGGATGTTAAGCGTCCTAAAGTAATGATGGGACTCAAAGGGTTAATTGAACCAAATGCAGGTGACGAGGCAGATAATTATTATTTGATAGGAACACTGCTAATGGAACTTTTATTCGGTAAAGGCTCTGATAACTTTAATCGTATGTATGACGAAGGTATTGTCGATGATAGTTTTGGTTATAATTTTAATATTGATCGTACTTTCAACTTTTTATCGTTAGAAGTTGACACAAACCAGCCTGATCAAGTAATCAGCGAGTGGAAAAAGGTGTTAGTCAACTGGCAAGAAGATGCTGATTTTAATGAAGAAAACTTCCAACTTCTTAAGCGTGCGTTTATCGGCGAGCAATTGCAAGCGTTCAATTCTTTAGAATATATATCTAACCAATATGGTTATTTATACTTTAGTGGAATTGAAATGTTTAAAAGAATAGAACGTTTAGAGGCTATTTCTTTAAATGATGTAAAAGATTTTGCAGCACAGTATATTCGCGAAGATGCTATTAGTACGTTTATAATTAAACCAAAGCGAGTGAACGATCTATGA
- the pgsA gene encoding CDP-diacylglycerol--glycerol-3-phosphate 3-phosphatidyltransferase has product MNLPNKLTVLRIYMIPLFIILMVVPFNWGAIELLGSTIATSDLIGTIIFAIASFTDWLDGYIARRDNIVTNFGKFADPLADKMLVATAFIILVEKGLAPAWVVAIIISRELAVTGLRLLLVTGGEVMAAAWPGKIKTMTQMLAIILLFLDNLPFEGLGLPVATIMLYICLFFTVYSGADYFIKNKQVFTDSFDN; this is encoded by the coding sequence TTGAATTTACCAAATAAATTAACTGTGTTACGAATTTATATGATTCCACTTTTTATTATTTTAATGGTTGTTCCTTTTAACTGGGGAGCAATAGAATTATTAGGATCGACAATTGCTACATCCGATTTAATCGGAACAATTATTTTTGCTATCGCCAGTTTTACCGATTGGTTGGATGGCTATATTGCTAGGAGAGACAACATCGTTACTAATTTTGGTAAGTTTGCTGATCCATTGGCAGATAAAATGTTAGTCGCAACTGCCTTTATTATTTTAGTTGAAAAAGGGTTAGCTCCCGCTTGGGTGGTTGCAATTATCATTAGTCGCGAGCTAGCGGTAACCGGACTGCGTTTATTGTTGGTAACAGGTGGGGAAGTCATGGCAGCTGCTTGGCCTGGTAAAATCAAAACAATGACACAAATGCTAGCAATCATTCTTTTGTTTCTAGATAACCTTCCGTTTGAAGGATTAGGTTTACCCGTTGCTACAATCATGCTGTATATTTGTTTATTCTTTACTGTTTATTCGGGTGCTGATTATTTTATTAAAAACAAACAAGTATTTACAGATTCATTTGATAACTAA
- the recA gene encoding recombinase RecA, translating to MASNKENRQKALDEALKKIERTYGKGSVMKMGDKIETEISTIPSGSIALDIALGVGGYPRGRIIEVYGPESSGKTTVALHAIAEAQKKGGVAAFIDAEHALDPKYARAIGVNVDELLLSQPDTGEQGLEIADALISSGAIDILVIDSVAALVPRAEIEGEMGDSHMGLQARLMSQALRKLSGSINKTKTIAIFINQIREKIGIMFGNPETTPGGRALKFYSTVRLEVRRAEQIKSGTDIMGNRTKIKVVKNKVAPPFKIAEVDIMYGEGISSVGEVVDLASEHDIINKSGSWYSYEDERIGQGRENAKNYLLENPKLLEEIDNKVRAIYGIGVDTPKEATVEKENDGTETK from the coding sequence ATGGCAAGTAATAAAGAAAATAGACAAAAAGCATTAGATGAAGCATTGAAAAAAATTGAGCGTACTTACGGAAAAGGCTCTGTTATGAAAATGGGCGATAAGATTGAAACTGAAATTTCTACTATTCCGAGTGGTTCAATTGCACTTGATATCGCTCTAGGTGTAGGTGGATACCCCCGTGGTAGAATTATAGAAGTCTATGGACCAGAGTCTTCTGGTAAGACTACGGTTGCATTACATGCAATTGCCGAAGCACAGAAAAAAGGGGGCGTTGCGGCATTTATTGATGCGGAGCATGCCTTAGACCCTAAATATGCACGTGCTATTGGTGTCAATGTGGATGAACTTTTGCTATCTCAACCCGATACAGGGGAACAAGGGCTAGAAATTGCAGATGCACTGATTTCCTCTGGAGCAATCGATATTTTGGTTATTGACTCGGTAGCTGCTCTTGTACCACGTGCTGAGATCGAAGGGGAAATGGGAGACTCACATATGGGTCTACAAGCTCGCTTAATGTCACAGGCATTACGTAAACTTTCTGGTTCCATTAACAAAACTAAAACAATCGCTATCTTTATTAACCAAATCCGTGAAAAAATAGGGATTATGTTTGGTAATCCAGAAACAACACCCGGTGGTAGAGCTTTGAAGTTTTACTCAACGGTTCGTTTAGAAGTGAGACGTGCAGAACAAATTAAATCAGGTACAGATATTATGGGGAATCGGACTAAAATTAAAGTTGTAAAAAATAAAGTTGCTCCTCCGTTTAAAATTGCTGAAGTTGACATTATGTACGGAGAAGGTATTTCTAGTGTTGGTGAGGTCGTTGATTTAGCTTCTGAACATGACATTATTAATAAGAGTGGTTCTTGGTACTCATATGAAGATGAACGTATCGGCCAAGGACGCGAAAATGCAAAAAACTATCTTTTAGAAAATCCAAAATTGCTTGAAGAAATAGATAATAAAGTGAGAGCAATTTATGGTATCGGGGTAGACACACCTAAAGAAGCAACAGTTGAAAAAGAAAATGATGGAACAGAAACAAAATAA
- a CDS encoding competence/damage-inducible protein A: MIAEIICIGTELLMGQVVNTNATYIADNLSQLGVNAYFQTVVGDNVDRIEEAIKIAEKRSDLLIFSGGLGPTQDDVTKQTVANCLNEPLVLDQEALEQIETFFKKTNREMTESNKQQALTFLNGRSFQNKNGHAIGTWIEKGQNSYLLLPGPPKELKLMLEDSVYPFLEVRVGKNRDFIISKTLRFYGIGESTLVNRLNDLIEKQTNPTIAPYAGEHEVTLRITASGNGVEECEKMIKKVTDKIIDRVGDYYYGEGYNNSLVKVVGNLLRDNKKTISAAESLTGGLFQSQMVSIPKSGDFFVGGIVTYHTEIKYQVLGVPERVIKEYGVVSEECAISMAENCLKLFGTDIGISFTGVAGPEPLEGNEAGTVWIGLSFKNKDSVAYKYHFMHNREGNRQRTVMQGLDLLRRSLNNN; encoded by the coding sequence ATGATTGCTGAAATTATCTGCATAGGAACCGAACTATTGATGGGTCAGGTCGTTAATACAAATGCTACTTATATAGCTGATAATTTGTCGCAACTAGGCGTCAATGCATATTTTCAAACGGTTGTCGGTGATAATGTTGATCGAATTGAAGAAGCAATAAAGATTGCTGAAAAAAGAAGTGATTTACTTATTTTTTCAGGTGGTTTAGGACCAACGCAAGATGATGTAACCAAACAAACAGTTGCGAATTGCCTAAACGAACCACTCGTTTTAGATCAAGAAGCTCTCGAACAGATTGAAACTTTCTTTAAGAAAACCAATCGTGAAATGACTGAGAGTAATAAGCAACAAGCACTAACTTTTCTTAATGGGCGCTCTTTCCAAAATAAAAATGGACATGCAATTGGGACTTGGATAGAAAAAGGTCAAAATAGCTACTTGCTACTACCAGGACCACCCAAAGAATTGAAATTGATGCTTGAAGATTCTGTTTACCCTTTCCTAGAAGTAAGAGTAGGTAAAAATAGGGATTTTATTATTTCAAAGACGCTTAGGTTTTATGGAATTGGCGAATCAACCTTAGTTAATAGATTAAACGATTTAATAGAAAAACAGACGAATCCAACAATTGCTCCTTATGCAGGTGAACATGAAGTAACCCTGAGAATAACTGCTAGTGGAAATGGCGTAGAAGAATGCGAGAAGATGATAAAAAAAGTAACAGATAAAATTATTGACCGTGTGGGTGACTATTATTATGGAGAAGGATATAATAATTCCTTAGTAAAAGTAGTCGGAAACTTATTAAGAGATAATAAAAAAACAATTAGTGCTGCAGAGAGTTTAACTGGTGGATTGTTTCAATCACAAATGGTTTCGATTCCCAAATCGGGTGATTTTTTTGTCGGGGGTATAGTCACCTATCATACTGAAATAAAATACCAGGTATTAGGTGTACCTGAACGTGTCATTAAAGAATACGGTGTTGTCAGTGAAGAATGTGCTATTTCGATGGCGGAGAACTGTTTAAAACTATTTGGTACTGATATTGGAATTTCATTTACAGGTGTAGCAGGTCCAGAACCTCTCGAAGGAAATGAAGCCGGAACGGTATGGATTGGTTTGAGTTTTAAGAATAAAGATTCTGTAGCTTATAAGTATCATTTTATGCATAATCGTGAGGGAAATCGTCAAAGAACTGTTATGCAAGGTTTGGACTTATTACGTCGTTCCTTAAACAATAACTAG
- the ymfI gene encoding elongation factor P 5-aminopentanone reductase, with protein MKSALVTGSSGDIGRSVCRKLAADGWSLYLHYHSNKKVVDDLIYEFTILYPEQDFFPLQVNLEEDYAIERLKKQIFSLNAVIFAHGTTEYGLLKDLTSEKMDTLWKMHVKIPILITQAFQNKLHRDRNGRVVFISSVYGEMGSGNEVFYSTVKGAQLAFVRAYSKEVASWGITVNAISPGAIDTHMNEHYSDNDLEVLKQEIPMRRLGKASEVSFWVSQLLQPESSYMTGQSLTISGGWLK; from the coding sequence ATGAAAAGCGCTCTTGTCACAGGATCTTCCGGGGACATTGGCAGAAGTGTCTGTAGAAAGCTAGCGGCAGATGGTTGGTCTTTATATTTGCATTATCATTCGAACAAGAAAGTAGTAGATGATTTAATTTATGAATTTACCATTCTTTATCCAGAGCAAGATTTTTTCCCATTGCAAGTTAATCTTGAGGAAGATTATGCAATTGAGCGTCTAAAGAAACAAATATTTTCACTCAATGCAGTTATATTTGCGCACGGAACAACTGAATATGGACTTTTAAAAGATCTAACGTCTGAAAAAATGGATACGTTATGGAAGATGCATGTAAAAATTCCAATATTAATCACACAAGCTTTTCAAAATAAACTTCACCGCGATAGAAATGGAAGAGTCGTTTTTATAAGTTCAGTATATGGCGAAATGGGTAGTGGGAATGAAGTTTTTTATAGTACAGTTAAAGGGGCCCAACTGGCCTTTGTGAGGGCTTATAGCAAAGAGGTAGCAAGTTGGGGAATAACCGTTAATGCCATTAGCCCTGGTGCTATTGATACGCATATGAATGAACACTATTCAGATAATGATTTAGAAGTTTTAAAACAAGAAATTCCAATGCGTCGATTAGGAAAAGCGAGTGAAGTAAGTTTCTGGGTAAGCCAACTCTTACAACCTGAAAGTAGTTATATGACTGGGCAGTCATTAACAATTAGTGGTGGTTGGCTAAAATAG
- a CDS encoding helix-turn-helix domain-containing protein, with product MSQSNHIGEKLKKGRIAKGYTLDYLQQVTKIQKRYLIAIEENKFEELPGDFFIKTFIRQYADIVDVDLNEDNLNFYNLDSSLEPPVKETNTDDKERLTRSQVRKNTKGLAFTYNSEAKATLATLLVLLLFILILGMIWFYGFYNRDNSIQPNQSIINQTQTVPSQEGTDSEEAAADTGITQINQTGFDLEAPVYSVTQLEFPSTLVLDINPTGDSWVRVDIGDETLFEGTISAGSQEEIELDNNIEEIVISVGYLPSTSITIGDEQVNLPDNIETTESQVLTFQIE from the coding sequence GTGAGTCAATCGAACCACATTGGTGAAAAATTGAAAAAAGGACGAATTGCAAAAGGATATACTTTAGATTATTTACAACAAGTTACAAAAATTCAAAAGCGTTACCTCATTGCGATTGAGGAAAATAAGTTCGAAGAGCTTCCGGGTGACTTTTTTATTAAAACATTTATTCGCCAGTATGCAGATATAGTAGACGTTGACTTGAATGAGGACAATTTAAATTTTTACAATTTGGACTCTAGCCTTGAACCGCCTGTTAAAGAAACGAATACTGATGATAAGGAACGATTAACCCGTTCACAAGTCAGAAAAAACACAAAGGGGTTAGCCTTTACTTATAATAGTGAAGCGAAAGCTACATTAGCGACCTTGTTAGTTCTATTATTATTTATTTTAATATTAGGAATGATTTGGTTTTATGGTTTTTATAACCGGGATAATTCGATACAGCCAAACCAATCGATTATTAATCAAACCCAAACGGTGCCCTCACAAGAAGGTACTGATTCTGAAGAAGCTGCAGCTGATACAGGGATCACACAAATTAATCAAACTGGATTCGATTTAGAAGCACCCGTATATTCCGTCACACAATTGGAATTTCCGTCTACACTTGTATTGGATATTAATCCAACAGGAGATTCTTGGGTAAGGGTTGATATTGGCGATGAAACACTATTTGAAGGTACGATTAGTGCTGGTTCTCAGGAAGAAATAGAACTTGATAACAATATAGAAGAGATTGTTATCTCGGTAGGATACCTTCCTTCAACTTCAATCACTATTGGAGATGAACAAGTGAATTTGCCGGATAATATTGAAACCACAGAATCTCAAGTATTAACCTTCCAAATAGAGTAA
- a CDS encoding ABC transporter permease, producing the protein MNIIGILTLVVSNTLVYSAPLIFAALGGTFSERSGIVNVGIEGIMVMGAFSSIVFNLSFVNVFGNATPWVALLVGGIVGILFSLIHAVATVNLRADHIISSTVLNLLAPALALFLTKVLYQKGQTEFISKNFGKTSFPILKDIPIIGPIFFTNTLAVAHVGILVAIISYFIIFKTTFGLRLRSVGEHPQAADTLGINVYLMRYAGVMISGFLGGFGGAIVAQSISLNFSHATIAGQGFIAMAAMIFGKWNPIGVMGAALFFGFSQSLSVIGNYIPIIKDIPNVYLFILPYVLTIVILVGFIGKSKGPAANGTTYVKTK; encoded by the coding sequence ATTCTGCCCCTCTGATATTTGCAGCCTTGGGTGGAACTTTTTCTGAACGAAGTGGGATTGTTAACGTAGGGATTGAAGGAATAATGGTTATGGGAGCTTTTTCTTCAATTGTTTTCAACTTGAGTTTTGTTAATGTTTTTGGAAATGCAACACCTTGGGTAGCTTTGTTAGTGGGTGGAATTGTTGGGATTTTATTTTCTCTCATACATGCAGTTGCAACCGTTAACCTACGTGCTGATCATATTATTTCTAGTACTGTTTTGAATTTATTAGCACCGGCACTCGCTTTATTTTTAACAAAAGTCCTTTACCAAAAAGGACAAACAGAATTTATCTCAAAAAACTTTGGAAAAACTAGTTTTCCTATATTAAAAGATATTCCAATTATTGGACCAATCTTTTTTACTAATACACTAGCAGTTGCTCATGTGGGTATTCTTGTAGCAATTATTAGTTATTTCATAATATTCAAAACAACATTCGGGTTGCGCCTTCGTTCTGTAGGAGAGCATCCACAAGCAGCTGACACTCTAGGAATCAATGTTTATTTAATGCGTTACGCAGGAGTAATGATTTCTGGTTTCTTAGGTGGATTTGGTGGGGCTATCGTCGCACAATCAATTTCATTAAACTTCTCACATGCTACAATAGCTGGCCAAGGCTTTATTGCGATGGCTGCGATGATTTTTGGGAAATGGAATCCAATTGGTGTGATGGGCGCAGCTCTATTCTTCGGTTTTTCACAAAGTCTAAGTGTCATTGGAAACTATATTCCAATTATCAAAGATATTCCAAACGTCTATTTATTTATTTTACCTTATGTGTTAACCATTGTTATTTTAGTTGGTTTTATTGGGAAATCCAAAGGACCAGCAGCAAATGGGACAACCTATGTCAAAACAAAATAG
- the yfmF gene encoding EF-P 5-aminopentanol modification-associated protein YfmF, which produces MDLQIANGVQAHIQTTNKFKTVLIEYKFRTLYEPETATARTLLKNILVTNTKKYASQKALDNQMSWLYGASLSSGSQRYGDQHVVTFRLNVVNDRYIGGDDHLLEEAFSFLREIIHHPNVENKKFHQKTFDREKINLKHYFGSLNDDKSRYAVMKLNQLLFKGTKQRYLGMGSEEYLDEITSQSLYQTYQSMIESDTVDVLVSGDVSLKRIDEILKKESLQDRQALLEFPFVTLPTRDIVEKVEEVSEVIQGKLLLGFHSPAYYNESTYFAGIVFNGLFGGFPHSKLFQNVREKESLAYSASSFMDFIRGTMVVQTGIAFDKKDQVEEIVLEQLEAMKKGDFSDLLFVQTKDMLINHYNQNDDSQSGSLSKVYSNRILRGKDFSDDEWLAGVSQVTKEEVMNLAGQLTLQALFFLKGEELPNA; this is translated from the coding sequence ATGGATTTACAAATAGCAAACGGTGTTCAAGCACATATTCAAACAACAAATAAGTTCAAAACAGTCCTTATTGAATACAAATTTAGAACCTTATATGAACCGGAAACGGCAACGGCACGTACGTTACTAAAAAATATCTTAGTAACAAATACAAAAAAATATGCATCTCAAAAAGCTCTAGATAACCAAATGTCATGGTTATATGGTGCTTCTTTGAGTTCTGGGTCGCAAAGATATGGTGACCAACATGTCGTAACCTTTCGTTTAAATGTCGTGAACGACCGGTATATTGGTGGGGATGATCATTTGTTAGAGGAAGCATTTTCTTTTTTAAGAGAAATTATTCATCATCCTAACGTTGAAAATAAAAAGTTCCATCAAAAAACTTTTGATCGTGAGAAAATAAATCTCAAACATTATTTTGGTTCATTAAATGATGATAAATCACGCTATGCTGTTATGAAGTTAAATCAACTTCTATTCAAAGGAACAAAACAAAGGTATCTGGGGATGGGGTCAGAAGAATATTTAGATGAAATTACGAGTCAGTCACTCTATCAAACTTACCAAAGTATGATTGAGTCAGATACGGTTGATGTTCTTGTCTCAGGAGATGTATCTTTAAAACGAATAGATGAGATATTAAAAAAGGAATCCCTTCAAGATCGTCAAGCGTTACTAGAATTCCCATTTGTAACATTACCTACACGCGATATAGTCGAAAAAGTTGAAGAAGTTTCAGAAGTCATCCAGGGGAAATTACTTTTGGGATTCCATTCCCCAGCTTATTATAATGAATCAACCTATTTTGCTGGAATCGTTTTTAATGGTTTATTTGGTGGATTCCCTCATTCCAAACTATTCCAAAATGTTCGCGAAAAAGAAAGCCTTGCTTATTCCGCTTCTAGTTTTATGGATTTTATTCGCGGAACAATGGTTGTCCAAACAGGAATCGCATTTGATAAAAAAGATCAAGTGGAAGAAATTGTCCTCGAACAATTAGAAGCAATGAAAAAAGGTGATTTTTCGGACTTGCTGTTTGTACAGACCAAAGATATGCTAATCAATCATTACAACCAAAATGATGACAGCCAGTCTGGTTCATTATCCAAGGTATATTCGAATCGAATCTTGAGAGGAAAAGATTTTTCTGATGATGAATGGTTAGCGGGTGTCAGTCAGGTTACAAAAGAAGAAGTTATGAACCTTGCAGGACAGCTAACACTCCAAGCACTGTTCTTTTTGAAAGGAGAGGAATTACCAAATGCATAA